In one window of Drosophila mauritiana strain mau12 chromosome X, ASM438214v1, whole genome shotgun sequence DNA:
- the LOC117148881 gene encoding amyloid-beta-like protein isoform X5: MCAALRRNLLLRSLWVVLAIGTAQVQAASPRWEPQIAVLCEAGQIYQPQYLSEEGRWVTDLSKKTTGPTCLRDKMDLLDYCKKAYPNRDITNIVESSHYQKIGGWCRQGALNAAKCKGSHRWIKPFRCLEGPFQSDALLVPEGCLFDHIHNASRCWPFVRWNQTGAAACQERGMQMRSFAMLLPCGISVFSGVEFVCCPKHFKTDEIHVKKTDLPVMPAAQINSANDELVMNDEDDSNDSNYSKDANEDDLDDEDDLIGDDEEDDMVADEAATAGGSPNTGSSGDSNSGSLDDINAEYDSGEEGDNYEEDGAGSESEAEVEASWDQSGGAKVVSLKNDASSPSSAPVAPAPEKAPVKSESVTSTPQLSASAAAFVAANSGNSGAGAGIGAPPSTAQPTSDPYFTHFDPHYEHQSYKVSQKRLEESHREKVTRVMKDWSDLEEKYQDMRLADPKAAQSFKQRMTARFQTSVQALEEEGNAEKHQLAAMHQQRVLAHINQRKREAMTCYTQALTEQPPNAHHVEKCLQKLLRALHKDRAHALAHYRHLLNSGGPGGLEAAASERPRTLERLIDIDRAVNQSMTMLKRYPELSAKIAQLMNDYILALRSKDDIPGSSLGMSEEAEAGILDKYRVEIERKVAEKERLRLAEKQRKEQRAAEREKLREEKLRLEAKKVDDMLKSQVAEQQSQPTQSSTQSQAQQQQQEKSLPGKELGPDAALVTAANPNLETTKSEKELSDTEYGEATVSSTKVQTVLPTVDDDAVQRAVEDVAAAVAHQEAEPQVQHFMTHDLGHRESSFSLRREFAQHAHAAKEGRNVYFTLSFAGIALMAAVFVGVAVAKWRTSRSPHAQGFIEVDQVGCQNVTTHHPIVREEKIVPNMQINGYENPTYKYFEVKE; the protein is encoded by the exons gCCGCCTCGCCGCGATGGGAGCCCCAGATTGCTGTTCTCTGTGAGGCCGGACAAATCTACCAGCCGCAGTATCTTTCCGAGGAGGGACGCTGGGTGACGGACCTTAGCAAGAAGACAACCGGTCCCACATGTTTGCGTGATAAAATGGATTTGCTTGATTACTGCAAGAAG GCCTATCCCAACCGAGACATAACCAACATTGTGGAGTCGTCCCACTACCAGAAGATCGGTGGCTGGTGTCGCCAGGGGGCATTAAATGCGGCTAAGTGCAAGGGATCCCACCGATGGATCAAGCCATTCCGCTGTCTCG AAGGACCATTCCAATCTGATGCCCTGCTAGTTCCCGAGGGCTGTCTGTTCGACCACATCCACAACGCCTCTCGATGCTGGCCATTTGTGAGGTGGAACCAAACCGGAGCAGCAGCTTGCCAGGAGCGCGGAATGCAGATGCGCAGCTTCGCCATGCTTCTGCCCTGCGGGATCTCGGTCTTCTCCGGAGTGGAGTTCGTCTGCTGTCCCAAGCACTTCAAGA CCGATGAAATTCATGTAAAGAAGACCGACTTGCCGGTGATGCCGGCAGCACAGATCAATAGCGCCAATGACGAGCTGGTGATGAATGACGAAGACGACAGCAACGACTCGAACTACTCGAAGGATGCCAATGAAGACGATCTGGACGATGAGGATGATTTGATCGGTGATGATGAGGAGGACGATATGGTGGCGGATGAGGCAGCTACCGCAGGCGGAAGCCCCAACACCGGATCTTCAGGTGACTCGAATAGCGGATCTTTGGATGACATAAATGCTGAGTACGATAGCGGAGAGGAGGGTGACAACTACGAGGAGGACGGTGCTGGTTCCGAGAGCGAGGCTGAGGTTGAGGCCTCCTGGGATCAGAGCGGAGGGGCCAAGGTTGTGTCCCTAAAAAACGATGCCTCATCCCCGTCCAGCGCTCCGGTTGCTCCCGCCCCCGAGAAGGCACCTGTGAAGTCCGAATCGGTCACGAGCACTCCTCAGCTGTCTGCCTCTGCCGCTGCTTTTGTAGCTGCCAATTCTGGAAACTCGGGAGCCGGAGCCGGAATCGGAGCACCACCATCCACTGCACAACCCACTTCGGACCCCTACTTCACCCACTTTGACCCGCACTACGAGCACCAGAGCTACAAAGTAAGTCAGAAA CGCCTTGAGGAATCGCACCGCGAGAAGGTCACGCGCGTTATGAAGGACTGGTCCGATCTCGAGGAGAAGTACCAGGACATGCGCCTAGCGGACCCCAAGGCAGCCCAGTCCTTTAAGCAGCGGATGACGGCTCGCTTCCAG ACTTCTGTTCAGGCACTCGAGGAAGAAGGCAACGCCGAGAAGCACCAGCTGGCCGCCATGCACCAGCAGCGCGTTTTGGCCCACATCAACCAGCGGAAGCGCGAGGCCATGACCTGCTACACCCAGGCCCTGACTGAGCAGCCCCCGAAT GCCCACCACGTTGAGAAGTGTCTACAGAAGCTGCTGCGCGCCCTGCACAAGGACCGGGCCCACGCCCTGGCCCACTACCGGCACCTTTTGAACTCTGGAGGACCTGGTGGACTAGAAGCAGCTGCTTCGGAGCGTCCACGCACTCTGGAGCGCCTAATCGACATCGATCGAGCCGTAAACCAGTCGATGACCATGCTCAAGCGCTACCCAGAGCTCTCCGCCAAGATTGCCCAGCTGATGAATGACTATATTCTGGCACTACGCAGCAAGGATGACATTCCCGGTTCCTCGCTGGGAATGAGCGAGGAGGCGGAGGCCGGCATTCTGGACAAGTACCGCGTCGAGATCGAGCGCAAGGTGGCCGAGAAGGAGCGACTGCGGCTGGCGGAGAAGCAGCGCAAGGAGCAGCGTGCCGCTGAGCGGGAAAAACTGCGCGAGGAGAAGTTGCGCCTGGAGGCCAAGAAGGTGGACGACATGCTCAAGTCACAGGTGGCCGAGCAGCAGTCCCAGCCGACTCAGTCGTCAACCCAATCtcaggcgcagcagcagcagcaggaaaagaGCCTACCCGGCAAGGAGCTGGGTCCCGACGCAGCTCTGGTCACAGCGGCCAATCCCAACCTAGAGACCACCAAAAGCGAGAAGGAGCTGTCGGACACTGAGTATGGCGAGGCAACAGTGAG cagcaccaaGGTGCAGACCGTGCTGCCAACGGTCGACGACGATGCCGTCCAGCGGGCGGTGGAGGATGTAGCCGCCGCCGTCGCCCACCAGGAGGCCGAGCCGCAGGTGCAGCACTTCATGACCCACGATCTGGGCCACCGCGAATCG AGCTTCTCGCTGCGCCGCGAGTTCGCGCAACATGCACACGCGGCCAAAGAGGGCCGCAACGTCTACTTCACGCTCTCCTTTGCCGGGATCGCCCTGATGGCGGCCGTTTtcgtgggcgtggccgtggcCAAGTGGCGAACATCGCGCTCGCCGCACGCCCAGGGCTTCATCGAGGTCGACCAGGTGGGTTGTCAG AACGTCACAACACACCATCCCATTGTGCGCGAGGAGAAGATCGTGCCCAACATGCAGATCAATGGGTACGAGAATCCGACCTACAAGTATTTCGAAGTGAAAGAGTAA
- the LOC117148881 gene encoding amyloid-beta-like protein isoform X9, producing MCAALRRNLLLRSLWVVLAIGTAQVQAASPRWEPQIAVLCEAGQIYQPQYLSEEGRWVTDLSKKTTGPTCLRDKMDLLDYCKKAYPNRDITNIVESSHYQKIGGWCRQGALNAAKCKGSHRWIKPFRCLEGPFQSDALLVPEGCLFDHIHNASRCWPFVRWNQTGAAACQERGMQMRSFAMLLPCGISVFSGVEFVCCPKHFKTDEIHVKKTDLPVMPAAQINSANDELVMNDEDDSNDSNYSKDANEDDLDDEDDLIGDDEEDDMVADEAATAGGSPNTGSSGDSNSGSLDDINAEYDSGEEGDNYEEDGAGSESEAEVEASWDQSGGAKVVSLKNDASSPSSAPVAPAPEKAPVKSESVTSTPQLSASAAAFVAANSGNSGAGAGIGAPPSTAQPTSDPYFTHFDPHYEHQSYKEAQQRLEESHREKVTRVMKDWSDLEEKYQDMRLADPKAAQSFKQRMTARFQTSVQALEEEGNAEKHQLAAMHQQRVLAHINQRKREAMTCYTQALTEQPPNAHHVEKCLQKLLRALHKDRAHALAHYRHLLNSGGPGGLEAAASERPRTLERLIDIDRAVNQSMTMLKRYPELSAKIAQLMNDYILALRSKDDIPGSSLGMSEEAEAGILDKYRVEIERKVAEKERLRLAEKQRKEQRAAEREKLREEKLRLEAKKVDDMLKSQVAEQQSQPTQSSTQSQAQQQQQEKSLPGKELGPDAALVTAANPNLETTKSEKELSDTEYGEATVSSTKVQTVLPTVDDDAVQRAVEDVAAAVAHQEAEPQVQHFMTHDLGHRESSFSLRREFAQHAHAAKEGRNVYFTLSFAGIALMAAVFVGVAVAKWRTSRSPHAQGFIEVDQNVTTHHPIVREEKIVPNMQINGYENPTYKYFEVKE from the exons gCCGCCTCGCCGCGATGGGAGCCCCAGATTGCTGTTCTCTGTGAGGCCGGACAAATCTACCAGCCGCAGTATCTTTCCGAGGAGGGACGCTGGGTGACGGACCTTAGCAAGAAGACAACCGGTCCCACATGTTTGCGTGATAAAATGGATTTGCTTGATTACTGCAAGAAG GCCTATCCCAACCGAGACATAACCAACATTGTGGAGTCGTCCCACTACCAGAAGATCGGTGGCTGGTGTCGCCAGGGGGCATTAAATGCGGCTAAGTGCAAGGGATCCCACCGATGGATCAAGCCATTCCGCTGTCTCG AAGGACCATTCCAATCTGATGCCCTGCTAGTTCCCGAGGGCTGTCTGTTCGACCACATCCACAACGCCTCTCGATGCTGGCCATTTGTGAGGTGGAACCAAACCGGAGCAGCAGCTTGCCAGGAGCGCGGAATGCAGATGCGCAGCTTCGCCATGCTTCTGCCCTGCGGGATCTCGGTCTTCTCCGGAGTGGAGTTCGTCTGCTGTCCCAAGCACTTCAAGA CCGATGAAATTCATGTAAAGAAGACCGACTTGCCGGTGATGCCGGCAGCACAGATCAATAGCGCCAATGACGAGCTGGTGATGAATGACGAAGACGACAGCAACGACTCGAACTACTCGAAGGATGCCAATGAAGACGATCTGGACGATGAGGATGATTTGATCGGTGATGATGAGGAGGACGATATGGTGGCGGATGAGGCAGCTACCGCAGGCGGAAGCCCCAACACCGGATCTTCAGGTGACTCGAATAGCGGATCTTTGGATGACATAAATGCTGAGTACGATAGCGGAGAGGAGGGTGACAACTACGAGGAGGACGGTGCTGGTTCCGAGAGCGAGGCTGAGGTTGAGGCCTCCTGGGATCAGAGCGGAGGGGCCAAGGTTGTGTCCCTAAAAAACGATGCCTCATCCCCGTCCAGCGCTCCGGTTGCTCCCGCCCCCGAGAAGGCACCTGTGAAGTCCGAATCGGTCACGAGCACTCCTCAGCTGTCTGCCTCTGCCGCTGCTTTTGTAGCTGCCAATTCTGGAAACTCGGGAGCCGGAGCCGGAATCGGAGCACCACCATCCACTGCACAACCCACTTCGGACCCCTACTTCACCCACTTTGACCCGCACTACGAGCACCAGAGCTACAAA GAAGCCCAACAGCGCCTTGAGGAATCGCACCGCGAGAAGGTCACGCGCGTTATGAAGGACTGGTCCGATCTCGAGGAGAAGTACCAGGACATGCGCCTAGCGGACCCCAAGGCAGCCCAGTCCTTTAAGCAGCGGATGACGGCTCGCTTCCAG ACTTCTGTTCAGGCACTCGAGGAAGAAGGCAACGCCGAGAAGCACCAGCTGGCCGCCATGCACCAGCAGCGCGTTTTGGCCCACATCAACCAGCGGAAGCGCGAGGCCATGACCTGCTACACCCAGGCCCTGACTGAGCAGCCCCCGAAT GCCCACCACGTTGAGAAGTGTCTACAGAAGCTGCTGCGCGCCCTGCACAAGGACCGGGCCCACGCCCTGGCCCACTACCGGCACCTTTTGAACTCTGGAGGACCTGGTGGACTAGAAGCAGCTGCTTCGGAGCGTCCACGCACTCTGGAGCGCCTAATCGACATCGATCGAGCCGTAAACCAGTCGATGACCATGCTCAAGCGCTACCCAGAGCTCTCCGCCAAGATTGCCCAGCTGATGAATGACTATATTCTGGCACTACGCAGCAAGGATGACATTCCCGGTTCCTCGCTGGGAATGAGCGAGGAGGCGGAGGCCGGCATTCTGGACAAGTACCGCGTCGAGATCGAGCGCAAGGTGGCCGAGAAGGAGCGACTGCGGCTGGCGGAGAAGCAGCGCAAGGAGCAGCGTGCCGCTGAGCGGGAAAAACTGCGCGAGGAGAAGTTGCGCCTGGAGGCCAAGAAGGTGGACGACATGCTCAAGTCACAGGTGGCCGAGCAGCAGTCCCAGCCGACTCAGTCGTCAACCCAATCtcaggcgcagcagcagcagcaggaaaagaGCCTACCCGGCAAGGAGCTGGGTCCCGACGCAGCTCTGGTCACAGCGGCCAATCCCAACCTAGAGACCACCAAAAGCGAGAAGGAGCTGTCGGACACTGAGTATGGCGAGGCAACAGTGAG cagcaccaaGGTGCAGACCGTGCTGCCAACGGTCGACGACGATGCCGTCCAGCGGGCGGTGGAGGATGTAGCCGCCGCCGTCGCCCACCAGGAGGCCGAGCCGCAGGTGCAGCACTTCATGACCCACGATCTGGGCCACCGCGAATCG AGCTTCTCGCTGCGCCGCGAGTTCGCGCAACATGCACACGCGGCCAAAGAGGGCCGCAACGTCTACTTCACGCTCTCCTTTGCCGGGATCGCCCTGATGGCGGCCGTTTtcgtgggcgtggccgtggcCAAGTGGCGAACATCGCGCTCGCCGCACGCCCAGGGCTTCATCGAGGTCGACCAG AACGTCACAACACACCATCCCATTGTGCGCGAGGAGAAGATCGTGCCCAACATGCAGATCAATGGGTACGAGAATCCGACCTACAAGTATTTCGAAGTGAAAGAGTAA
- the LOC117148881 gene encoding amyloid-beta-like protein isoform X11, whose amino-acid sequence MCAALRRNLLLRSLWVVLAIGTAQVQAASPRWEPQIAVLCEAGQIYQPQYLSEEGRWVTDLSKKTTGPTCLRDKMDLLDYCKKAYPNRDITNIVESSHYQKIGGWCRQGALNAAKCKGSHRWIKPFRCLEGPFQSDALLVPEGCLFDHIHNASRCWPFVRWNQTGAAACQERGMQMRSFAMLLPCGISVFSGVEFVCCPKHFKTDEIHVKKTDLPVMPAAQINSANDELVMNDEDDSNDSNYSKDANEDDLDDEDDLIGDDEEDDMVADEAATAGGSPNTGSSGDSNSGSLDDINAEYDSGEEGDNYEEDGAGSESEAEVEASWDQSGGAKVVSLKNDASSPSSAPVAPAPEKAPVKSESVTSTPQLSASAAAFVAANSGNSGAGAGIGAPPSTAQPTSDPYFTHFDPHYEHQSYKRLEESHREKVTRVMKDWSDLEEKYQDMRLADPKAAQSFKQRMTARFQTSVQALEEEGNAEKHQLAAMHQQRVLAHINQRKREAMTCYTQALTEQPPNAHHVEKCLQKLLRALHKDRAHALAHYRHLLNSGGPGGLEAAASERPRTLERLIDIDRAVNQSMTMLKRYPELSAKIAQLMNDYILALRSKDDIPGSSLGMSEEAEAGILDKYRVEIERKVAEKERLRLAEKQRKEQRAAEREKLREEKLRLEAKKVDDMLKSQVAEQQSQPTQSSTQSQAQQQQQEKSLPGKELGPDAALVTAANPNLETTKSEKELSDTEYGEATVSSTKVQTVLPTVDDDAVQRAVEDVAAAVAHQEAEPQVQHFMTHDLGHRESSFSLRREFAQHAHAAKEGRNVYFTLSFAGIALMAAVFVGVAVAKWRTSRSPHAQGFIEVDQVGCQNVTTHHPIVREEKIVPNMQINGYENPTYKYFEVKE is encoded by the exons gCCGCCTCGCCGCGATGGGAGCCCCAGATTGCTGTTCTCTGTGAGGCCGGACAAATCTACCAGCCGCAGTATCTTTCCGAGGAGGGACGCTGGGTGACGGACCTTAGCAAGAAGACAACCGGTCCCACATGTTTGCGTGATAAAATGGATTTGCTTGATTACTGCAAGAAG GCCTATCCCAACCGAGACATAACCAACATTGTGGAGTCGTCCCACTACCAGAAGATCGGTGGCTGGTGTCGCCAGGGGGCATTAAATGCGGCTAAGTGCAAGGGATCCCACCGATGGATCAAGCCATTCCGCTGTCTCG AAGGACCATTCCAATCTGATGCCCTGCTAGTTCCCGAGGGCTGTCTGTTCGACCACATCCACAACGCCTCTCGATGCTGGCCATTTGTGAGGTGGAACCAAACCGGAGCAGCAGCTTGCCAGGAGCGCGGAATGCAGATGCGCAGCTTCGCCATGCTTCTGCCCTGCGGGATCTCGGTCTTCTCCGGAGTGGAGTTCGTCTGCTGTCCCAAGCACTTCAAGA CCGATGAAATTCATGTAAAGAAGACCGACTTGCCGGTGATGCCGGCAGCACAGATCAATAGCGCCAATGACGAGCTGGTGATGAATGACGAAGACGACAGCAACGACTCGAACTACTCGAAGGATGCCAATGAAGACGATCTGGACGATGAGGATGATTTGATCGGTGATGATGAGGAGGACGATATGGTGGCGGATGAGGCAGCTACCGCAGGCGGAAGCCCCAACACCGGATCTTCAGGTGACTCGAATAGCGGATCTTTGGATGACATAAATGCTGAGTACGATAGCGGAGAGGAGGGTGACAACTACGAGGAGGACGGTGCTGGTTCCGAGAGCGAGGCTGAGGTTGAGGCCTCCTGGGATCAGAGCGGAGGGGCCAAGGTTGTGTCCCTAAAAAACGATGCCTCATCCCCGTCCAGCGCTCCGGTTGCTCCCGCCCCCGAGAAGGCACCTGTGAAGTCCGAATCGGTCACGAGCACTCCTCAGCTGTCTGCCTCTGCCGCTGCTTTTGTAGCTGCCAATTCTGGAAACTCGGGAGCCGGAGCCGGAATCGGAGCACCACCATCCACTGCACAACCCACTTCGGACCCCTACTTCACCCACTTTGACCCGCACTACGAGCACCAGAGCTACAAA CGCCTTGAGGAATCGCACCGCGAGAAGGTCACGCGCGTTATGAAGGACTGGTCCGATCTCGAGGAGAAGTACCAGGACATGCGCCTAGCGGACCCCAAGGCAGCCCAGTCCTTTAAGCAGCGGATGACGGCTCGCTTCCAG ACTTCTGTTCAGGCACTCGAGGAAGAAGGCAACGCCGAGAAGCACCAGCTGGCCGCCATGCACCAGCAGCGCGTTTTGGCCCACATCAACCAGCGGAAGCGCGAGGCCATGACCTGCTACACCCAGGCCCTGACTGAGCAGCCCCCGAAT GCCCACCACGTTGAGAAGTGTCTACAGAAGCTGCTGCGCGCCCTGCACAAGGACCGGGCCCACGCCCTGGCCCACTACCGGCACCTTTTGAACTCTGGAGGACCTGGTGGACTAGAAGCAGCTGCTTCGGAGCGTCCACGCACTCTGGAGCGCCTAATCGACATCGATCGAGCCGTAAACCAGTCGATGACCATGCTCAAGCGCTACCCAGAGCTCTCCGCCAAGATTGCCCAGCTGATGAATGACTATATTCTGGCACTACGCAGCAAGGATGACATTCCCGGTTCCTCGCTGGGAATGAGCGAGGAGGCGGAGGCCGGCATTCTGGACAAGTACCGCGTCGAGATCGAGCGCAAGGTGGCCGAGAAGGAGCGACTGCGGCTGGCGGAGAAGCAGCGCAAGGAGCAGCGTGCCGCTGAGCGGGAAAAACTGCGCGAGGAGAAGTTGCGCCTGGAGGCCAAGAAGGTGGACGACATGCTCAAGTCACAGGTGGCCGAGCAGCAGTCCCAGCCGACTCAGTCGTCAACCCAATCtcaggcgcagcagcagcagcaggaaaagaGCCTACCCGGCAAGGAGCTGGGTCCCGACGCAGCTCTGGTCACAGCGGCCAATCCCAACCTAGAGACCACCAAAAGCGAGAAGGAGCTGTCGGACACTGAGTATGGCGAGGCAACAGTGAG cagcaccaaGGTGCAGACCGTGCTGCCAACGGTCGACGACGATGCCGTCCAGCGGGCGGTGGAGGATGTAGCCGCCGCCGTCGCCCACCAGGAGGCCGAGCCGCAGGTGCAGCACTTCATGACCCACGATCTGGGCCACCGCGAATCG AGCTTCTCGCTGCGCCGCGAGTTCGCGCAACATGCACACGCGGCCAAAGAGGGCCGCAACGTCTACTTCACGCTCTCCTTTGCCGGGATCGCCCTGATGGCGGCCGTTTtcgtgggcgtggccgtggcCAAGTGGCGAACATCGCGCTCGCCGCACGCCCAGGGCTTCATCGAGGTCGACCAGGTGGGTTGTCAG AACGTCACAACACACCATCCCATTGTGCGCGAGGAGAAGATCGTGCCCAACATGCAGATCAATGGGTACGAGAATCCGACCTACAAGTATTTCGAAGTGAAAGAGTAA
- the LOC117148881 gene encoding amyloid-beta-like protein isoform X2: protein MCAALRRNLLLRSLWVVLAIGTAQVQAASPRWEPQIAVLCEAGQIYQPQYLSEEGRWVTDLSKKTTGPTCLRDKMDLLDYCKKAYPNRDITNIVESSHYQKIGGWCRQGALNAAKCKGSHRWIKPFRCLGPFQSDALLVPEGCLFDHIHNASRCWPFVRWNQTGAAACQERGMQMRSFAMLLPCGISVFSGVEFVCCPKHFKTDEIHVKKTDLPVMPAAQINSANDELVMNDEDDSNDSNYSKDANEDDLDDEDDLIGDDEEDDMVADEAATAGGSPNTGSSGDSNSGSLDDINAEYDSGEEGDNYEEDGAGSESEAEVEASWDQSGGAKVVSLKNDASSPSSAPVAPAPEKAPVKSESVTSTPQLSASAAAFVAANSGNSGAGAGIGAPPSTAQPTSDPYFTHFDPHYEHQSYKVSQKEAQQRLEESHREKVTRVMKDWSDLEEKYQDMRLADPKAAQSFKQRMTARFQTSVQALEEEGNAEKHQLAAMHQQRVLAHINQRKREAMTCYTQALTEQPPNAHHVEKCLQKLLRALHKDRAHALAHYRHLLNSGGPGGLEAAASERPRTLERLIDIDRAVNQSMTMLKRYPELSAKIAQLMNDYILALRSKDDIPGSSLGMSEEAEAGILDKYRVEIERKVAEKERLRLAEKQRKEQRAAEREKLREEKLRLEAKKVDDMLKSQVAEQQSQPTQSSTQSQAQQQQQEKSLPGKELGPDAALVTAANPNLETTKSEKELSDTEYGEATVSSTKVQTVLPTVDDDAVQRAVEDVAAAVAHQEAEPQVQHFMTHDLGHRESSFSLRREFAQHAHAAKEGRNVYFTLSFAGIALMAAVFVGVAVAKWRTSRSPHAQGFIEVDQVGCQNVTTHHPIVREEKIVPNMQINGYENPTYKYFEVKE from the exons gCCGCCTCGCCGCGATGGGAGCCCCAGATTGCTGTTCTCTGTGAGGCCGGACAAATCTACCAGCCGCAGTATCTTTCCGAGGAGGGACGCTGGGTGACGGACCTTAGCAAGAAGACAACCGGTCCCACATGTTTGCGTGATAAAATGGATTTGCTTGATTACTGCAAGAAG GCCTATCCCAACCGAGACATAACCAACATTGTGGAGTCGTCCCACTACCAGAAGATCGGTGGCTGGTGTCGCCAGGGGGCATTAAATGCGGCTAAGTGCAAGGGATCCCACCGATGGATCAAGCCATTCCGCTGTCTCG GACCATTCCAATCTGATGCCCTGCTAGTTCCCGAGGGCTGTCTGTTCGACCACATCCACAACGCCTCTCGATGCTGGCCATTTGTGAGGTGGAACCAAACCGGAGCAGCAGCTTGCCAGGAGCGCGGAATGCAGATGCGCAGCTTCGCCATGCTTCTGCCCTGCGGGATCTCGGTCTTCTCCGGAGTGGAGTTCGTCTGCTGTCCCAAGCACTTCAAGA CCGATGAAATTCATGTAAAGAAGACCGACTTGCCGGTGATGCCGGCAGCACAGATCAATAGCGCCAATGACGAGCTGGTGATGAATGACGAAGACGACAGCAACGACTCGAACTACTCGAAGGATGCCAATGAAGACGATCTGGACGATGAGGATGATTTGATCGGTGATGATGAGGAGGACGATATGGTGGCGGATGAGGCAGCTACCGCAGGCGGAAGCCCCAACACCGGATCTTCAGGTGACTCGAATAGCGGATCTTTGGATGACATAAATGCTGAGTACGATAGCGGAGAGGAGGGTGACAACTACGAGGAGGACGGTGCTGGTTCCGAGAGCGAGGCTGAGGTTGAGGCCTCCTGGGATCAGAGCGGAGGGGCCAAGGTTGTGTCCCTAAAAAACGATGCCTCATCCCCGTCCAGCGCTCCGGTTGCTCCCGCCCCCGAGAAGGCACCTGTGAAGTCCGAATCGGTCACGAGCACTCCTCAGCTGTCTGCCTCTGCCGCTGCTTTTGTAGCTGCCAATTCTGGAAACTCGGGAGCCGGAGCCGGAATCGGAGCACCACCATCCACTGCACAACCCACTTCGGACCCCTACTTCACCCACTTTGACCCGCACTACGAGCACCAGAGCTACAAAGTAAGTCAGAAA GAAGCCCAACAGCGCCTTGAGGAATCGCACCGCGAGAAGGTCACGCGCGTTATGAAGGACTGGTCCGATCTCGAGGAGAAGTACCAGGACATGCGCCTAGCGGACCCCAAGGCAGCCCAGTCCTTTAAGCAGCGGATGACGGCTCGCTTCCAG ACTTCTGTTCAGGCACTCGAGGAAGAAGGCAACGCCGAGAAGCACCAGCTGGCCGCCATGCACCAGCAGCGCGTTTTGGCCCACATCAACCAGCGGAAGCGCGAGGCCATGACCTGCTACACCCAGGCCCTGACTGAGCAGCCCCCGAAT GCCCACCACGTTGAGAAGTGTCTACAGAAGCTGCTGCGCGCCCTGCACAAGGACCGGGCCCACGCCCTGGCCCACTACCGGCACCTTTTGAACTCTGGAGGACCTGGTGGACTAGAAGCAGCTGCTTCGGAGCGTCCACGCACTCTGGAGCGCCTAATCGACATCGATCGAGCCGTAAACCAGTCGATGACCATGCTCAAGCGCTACCCAGAGCTCTCCGCCAAGATTGCCCAGCTGATGAATGACTATATTCTGGCACTACGCAGCAAGGATGACATTCCCGGTTCCTCGCTGGGAATGAGCGAGGAGGCGGAGGCCGGCATTCTGGACAAGTACCGCGTCGAGATCGAGCGCAAGGTGGCCGAGAAGGAGCGACTGCGGCTGGCGGAGAAGCAGCGCAAGGAGCAGCGTGCCGCTGAGCGGGAAAAACTGCGCGAGGAGAAGTTGCGCCTGGAGGCCAAGAAGGTGGACGACATGCTCAAGTCACAGGTGGCCGAGCAGCAGTCCCAGCCGACTCAGTCGTCAACCCAATCtcaggcgcagcagcagcagcaggaaaagaGCCTACCCGGCAAGGAGCTGGGTCCCGACGCAGCTCTGGTCACAGCGGCCAATCCCAACCTAGAGACCACCAAAAGCGAGAAGGAGCTGTCGGACACTGAGTATGGCGAGGCAACAGTGAG cagcaccaaGGTGCAGACCGTGCTGCCAACGGTCGACGACGATGCCGTCCAGCGGGCGGTGGAGGATGTAGCCGCCGCCGTCGCCCACCAGGAGGCCGAGCCGCAGGTGCAGCACTTCATGACCCACGATCTGGGCCACCGCGAATCG AGCTTCTCGCTGCGCCGCGAGTTCGCGCAACATGCACACGCGGCCAAAGAGGGCCGCAACGTCTACTTCACGCTCTCCTTTGCCGGGATCGCCCTGATGGCGGCCGTTTtcgtgggcgtggccgtggcCAAGTGGCGAACATCGCGCTCGCCGCACGCCCAGGGCTTCATCGAGGTCGACCAGGTGGGTTGTCAG AACGTCACAACACACCATCCCATTGTGCGCGAGGAGAAGATCGTGCCCAACATGCAGATCAATGGGTACGAGAATCCGACCTACAAGTATTTCGAAGTGAAAGAGTAA